A stretch of Etheostoma spectabile isolate EspeVRDwgs_2016 unplaced genomic scaffold, UIUC_Espe_1.0 scaffold297, whole genome shotgun sequence DNA encodes these proteins:
- the LOC116686033 gene encoding RNA-binding protein 39-like, which produces MGVRVSSSSVLVVALMVSSCRLIGVPRRLALMVCPHVVLKGVRHVSSSIGDLLIVIASNGVLQIVVLMCPSSVAPHGCPLSFALKLCPHVVPSFSPVSPSWSLWLCSSRRRSKSKSPVRKEKSPVRLPTDTLTPEERDARTVFCMQLAARIRPRDLEDFFSAVGNVRDVRMISDRNSRKSKGIAYIEFVEATSVPLAIGLTGQRLLGVPIIVQASQAEKTAQRLCRLTNASRGSRPYEVSYVGVALQLQHHRRSMLRGIFEPFARNLESIQLTDRTAPREHY; this is translated from the exons ATGGGTGTCCGCGTGTCGTCCTCATCGGTCCTCGTAGTcgccctcatggtgtcctcatgtcgGCTCATTGGTGTTCCTCGTCGTCTCGCCCTCATGgtgtgtcctcatgtcgtcctcaaggGTGTCCGCCACGTGTCGTCCTCAATAGGTGATCTCCTCATCGTGATCGCCTCCAATGGTGTCCTCCAGATAGTCGTCCTCATGTGTCCCTCCAGTGTCGCCCCTCATG GGTGTCCCCTCAGTTTCGCCCTCAAattgtgtcctcatgtcgtTCCCTCATTTAGTCCTGTGTcgccctcatg GTCTCTGTGGTTGTGTTCCAGCCGGCGGCGGTCCAAGAGTAAGAGTCCCGTGAGGAAGGAGAAGAGTCCGGTCCGGCTGCCCACGGACACCCTGACCCCCGAGGAGAGGGACGCCCGCACCGTGTTTTGCATGCAGCTGGCCGCCAGGATCCGCCCCCGAGACCTGGAGGACTTCTTCTCCGCCGTGGGCAAC GTCCGGGACGTGAGGATGATCTCGGACAGGAACTCACGCAAGTCGAAGGGCATCGCCTACATCGAGTTTGTGGAGGCGACATCGGTTCCTCTCGCCATCGGGCTGACGGGGCAAAGGCTGCTGGGAGTTCCCATCATCGTACAGGCCTCGCAg GCGGAGAAAACCGCGCAGCGGCTCTGCAGGCTGACTAACGCCTCCAGAGGATCCCGGCCCTATGAGGTCTCGTACGTCGGCGTCGCTCTGCAACTTCAACATCACCGCAGGAGCATGCTCCGGGGGATCTTCGAGCCCTTCGCCAGG aaCCTCGAGAGCATCCAGCTGACTGATAGGACAGCGCCACGGGAACATTACTAA